One uncultured Methanobrevibacter sp. genomic window carries:
- a CDS encoding zinc ribbon domain-containing protein produces MTRICKNCNFENQDNYDYCAKCGTPLVEGLSPKTFIVYKNVETTINKKFLIISYLITIIFSFGGFVIDLIAKHTSMGFFSFFGFFMPFFLLQAKDNRIKKHGVVQLLLSFIGFLLFIRTLPL; encoded by the coding sequence ATGACTAGAATTTGTAAAAATTGTAATTTTGAAAATCAAGATAATTATGATTATTGTGCTAAATGTGGAACTCCATTAGTTGAAGGTCTTAGTCCTAAAACATTTATTGTTTATAAAAATGTAGAAACAACTATTAATAAAAAATTTTTAATTATATCTTATCTTATTACAATTATATTTTCATTTGGTGGGTTTGTAATAGATTTAATAGCTAAACATACTTCTATGGGATTTTTTAGCTTTTTCGGGTTTTTTATGCCATTTTTCTTATTACAGGCAAAAGATAATAGGATTAAAAAACATGGTGTTGTTCAGTTATTATTATCTTTTATAGGGTTTTTATTGTTTATAAGAACATTACCATTATAA
- the uvrA gene encoding excinuclease ABC subunit UvrA, which translates to MTTNSKKQIIIKGAKEHNLQNIDLAIPRDEFIVITGLSGSGKSSLAFDTIYAEGQRRYVESLSAYARQFLGQMKKPEMEYIEGLSPAISIDQKTTKENPRSTVGTITEIYDYLRLLFARIGIPHCPKCGKEISHQTIGQIGDSIIEEGEGKKIHILAPIIRDKKGQHKDVLDDLRNKGFVRARIDGEIRDLEEDIDLPKTYRHTIEVVVDRLKIRKDVDFKRRLVDSLETASEFADGLINVLFSADDEDYEKKYSEHFACVDCGINFEELTPRMFSFNAPQGACPECNGIGVKMEIDPDLIIPNKNLSLNEGAVTPWAKSNKKENYYHQMLEAVAKYFNFSMDIPFNELTENQQNLILYGCDDKIPFSFKRRNKSYMVNRQFEGVIPRMERLYIETKSNYSRKYISKFMSDRKCHVCHGKRLRPEVLAVTVGGKSIADVVEMSIKDSYQFFLDLKLTERENFIAKEILKEIKQRLKFLVDVGLDYLSMARSSGTLSGGEAQRIRLATQIGSGLVGVLYILDEPSIGLHQRDNVKLIETLKRLKNLGNTLVVVEHDEETILSADYVVDIGPGAGEHGGKVVAAGTPAEIMESHESVTGQYISRREVIPIPQVRREGNGQSLVIKGARQNNLKNIDVEIPLGKFTCVTGVSGSGKSSLINEILYKGLNGKLNNKFTFAGDYDKIEGVSNIDKIIAIDQKPIGRTPRSNPATYTGVFTDIRDLFADTPEAKARGYKPGRFSFNVKGGRCEACSGDGIVQIEMHFLADVFVPCEVCGGKRYNEETLDIRYKGKNIYEVLEMTVEEALEFFEHIPKIHKKLKTLLDVGLGYMKIGQPATTLSGGEAQRIKLAKELSRSNTGNTLYILDEPTTGLHFADIKRLLSVLARLTDAGNSVVVIEHNLDVIKTADYIIDLGPEGGDGGGKVIATGTPEEIAKSGTYTGEFLQKILSENITPYAKQLVKEKMSK; encoded by the coding sequence ATGACAACTAACTCTAAAAAACAAATTATCATTAAAGGAGCTAAAGAACATAATTTACAAAATATTGATTTAGCTATTCCTCGTGATGAATTTATTGTAATAACAGGATTAAGTGGATCAGGTAAGTCATCACTAGCTTTTGATACAATTTATGCTGAAGGACAGCGTAGATATGTTGAATCATTATCTGCTTATGCAAGACAATTCTTAGGACAAATGAAAAAGCCTGAAATGGAGTATATTGAAGGTTTATCTCCAGCTATTTCAATTGATCAAAAAACTACAAAAGAAAATCCAAGATCAACTGTAGGAACTATTACTGAAATTTATGATTATCTTAGATTGTTATTTGCAAGAATTGGAATTCCGCACTGTCCTAAATGTGGAAAAGAAATATCTCATCAAACAATAGGTCAAATTGGAGATAGTATTATAGAAGAAGGGGAAGGTAAAAAAATTCATATTCTTGCTCCTATTATTAGAGATAAAAAAGGTCAACATAAAGATGTTTTAGATGATTTAAGAAACAAAGGATTTGTAAGAGCAAGAATTGATGGTGAAATTAGAGATTTAGAAGAAGATATTGATCTTCCAAAAACATACAGACATACTATTGAAGTAGTTGTAGACAGATTAAAAATAAGAAAAGACGTTGACTTTAAAAGAAGATTAGTTGACTCACTTGAAACAGCTTCAGAGTTTGCTGATGGTTTAATAAATGTGTTATTTTCAGCAGATGATGAGGATTATGAAAAAAAATATTCAGAACATTTTGCTTGTGTTGATTGTGGAATAAACTTTGAAGAATTAACTCCAAGAATGTTTTCATTTAATGCACCTCAAGGAGCATGTCCTGAATGTAATGGTATTGGAGTTAAAATGGAAATTGATCCTGATTTAATTATTCCAAATAAAAATCTTTCATTAAATGAGGGTGCAGTAACTCCATGGGCAAAATCTAATAAAAAGGAAAATTATTATCATCAAATGTTAGAAGCAGTAGCTAAATATTTTAATTTTAGTATGGATATCCCATTCAATGAATTAACTGAAAACCAACAAAATTTAATATTGTATGGTTGTGATGATAAAATACCATTTTCATTTAAACGTAGAAATAAATCATATATGGTTAATCGTCAATTTGAAGGTGTAATTCCAAGAATGGAACGCTTATATATTGAAACTAAATCAAATTACAGTAGAAAATATATCTCTAAATTTATGAGTGATAGGAAATGTCATGTTTGTCATGGAAAAAGGTTACGTCCTGAAGTTTTAGCTGTAACTGTTGGTGGAAAATCAATAGCTGATGTAGTAGAAATGTCTATTAAAGATTCTTATCAATTCTTTTTAGATTTAAAATTAACTGAAAGAGAAAATTTCATAGCTAAAGAAATCTTAAAAGAAATAAAACAAAGACTTAAATTTCTTGTAGATGTAGGTTTAGATTATTTATCCATGGCACGTTCATCAGGTACATTATCTGGTGGTGAAGCTCAAAGAATTAGATTAGCTACTCAAATAGGTTCTGGATTAGTTGGTGTTTTATATATATTGGATGAACCAAGTATTGGTCTTCATCAAAGAGACAATGTAAAACTTATTGAAACTTTAAAAAGACTTAAAAATTTAGGAAACACTTTAGTTGTTGTAGAACATGATGAAGAAACAATATTGTCTGCAGATTATGTTGTAGATATAGGTCCTGGAGCTGGAGAACATGGTGGAAAAGTAGTTGCTGCAGGAACTCCTGCTGAAATTATGGAGTCTCATGAATCTGTCACAGGCCAATATATTTCAAGACGTGAAGTAATACCAATTCCACAAGTACGTAGGGAAGGTAATGGTCAATCACTTGTAATTAAAGGAGCTAGACAAAATAATCTTAAAAATATTGATGTTGAAATACCATTAGGTAAATTTACCTGTGTTACCGGAGTAAGTGGGTCTGGTAAAAGTAGTTTAATTAATGAAATATTATATAAAGGTTTAAATGGCAAATTAAACAATAAATTTACTTTTGCTGGAGATTATGATAAAATTGAAGGTGTAAGTAATATTGATAAAATCATAGCTATTGATCAAAAACCTATTGGACGTACACCAAGATCAAATCCTGCTACATATACTGGAGTATTTACTGATATTCGTGACTTGTTTGCAGATACTCCTGAAGCTAAAGCTAGAGGATATAAACCTGGAAGATTCAGTTTCAATGTAAAAGGTGGAAGATGTGAAGCATGTTCTGGTGATGGAATTGTTCAAATTGAAATGCACTTTTTAGCTGATGTTTTTGTTCCATGTGAAGTATGTGGTGGTAAAAGATACAATGAAGAAACATTAGATATTCGTTATAAAGGTAAAAATATCTATGAAGTTTTAGAAATGACTGTTGAAGAAGCTTTGGAGTTCTTTGAACATATTCCTAAAATACATAAAAAACTTAAAACATTACTTGATGTAGGTTTAGGTTATATGAAAATAGGTCAACCAGCTACTACTTTATCTGGTGGTGAAGCTCAAAGGATTAAACTAGCTAAAGAACTTTCAAGGTCAAATACTGGAAATACTTTGTATATTTTAGATGAACCTACAACAGGTCTTCATTTTGCGGATATTAAAAGGTTATTATCTGTGCTTGCTAGATTAACTGATGCAGGTAATTCTGTTGTTGTAATTGAACATAATTTAGATGTTATTAAAACAGCAGATTATATTATTGATTTAGGTCCTGAAGGTGGAGATGGTGGGGGTAAGGTAATAGCTACTGGAACTCCTGAAGAAATAGCTAAATCTGGAACATATACTGGTGAATTTTTACAAAAAATTCTTAGTGAAAATATCACTCCTTATGCTAAACAACTTGTTAAAGAAAAAATGAGTAAATAA
- a CDS encoding nitroreductase family protein has protein sequence METLEVINKRKSIRAYKNKQISEDELNTIIGVANKAPNAGLFQVTVIQNSEFLKEINDKTKEFMLNSEGFMRERALIPGYEPLYGAPTLIVISAPDGPFTQINVSAAATTMILAATDLNVGTCYVVSPIPILTQFKDKLNIPEGFVPISGILIGYEDECSIPSPEREIPDNINFIG, from the coding sequence ATGGAAACTTTAGAAGTAATTAATAAAAGAAAAAGTATTAGGGCGTATAAAAATAAACAAATAAGTGAGGATGAGTTAAATACAATTATTGGTGTAGCTAATAAAGCTCCAAATGCAGGACTCTTTCAAGTAACTGTTATTCAAAATTCTGAATTTTTAAAAGAGATTAATGATAAAACTAAAGAGTTTATGTTAAATTCTGAAGGTTTTATGCGTGAAAGAGCATTGATTCCAGGTTATGAACCATTGTATGGTGCTCCAACATTAATTGTTATTTCTGCACCTGATGGACCATTTACTCAAATAAATGTTTCAGCAGCTGCAACAACAATGATTTTAGCAGCTACTGATTTGAATGTAGGTACTTGCTATGTTGTATCCCCAATTCCTATTTTAACTCAATTTAAAGATAAATTAAATATTCCTGAAGGCTTTGTTCCTATTTCTGGTATTTTGATTGGTTATGAGGATGAATGCAGTATTCCATCTCCTGAACGAGAAATTCCTGATAATATAAATTTCATTGGTTAG
- a CDS encoding ribose-phosphate diphosphokinase has translation MIIGGSASQDLAAHVAEELNDELCYVETKKFPDGERYLRVDGKIDDEVTVIQSTGYPQDENLMELLFLISNLKDLGAKKVKVVVPYMGYARQEKRFHDGEAISAKIVANLIQSAGADEFITFNIHEKCVLDFFDIPTTNISAMAAIAEYIGGKIDEKPLIVAPDKGAYPFAQEIASILDCECTYLSKVRLGPDKVETRIVDVEGSSDETVNVDSVKDKKAFIIDDIIATGGTIVNAVKILKEYGAKSVDVCCVHPILVNGATMRIYAAGANSVISTNSLSADSSRVSLAKSIANVLRD, from the coding sequence GTGATTATTGGTGGTTCAGCATCTCAAGACTTAGCGGCTCATGTAGCAGAAGAATTAAATGATGAATTATGTTATGTAGAAACTAAAAAATTCCCAGATGGAGAAAGATATTTACGTGTTGATGGAAAAATTGATGACGAAGTGACTGTTATTCAATCTACTGGATATCCTCAAGATGAGAACTTAATGGAATTATTATTTTTAATATCTAATCTTAAAGACCTTGGAGCTAAGAAAGTTAAAGTTGTTGTTCCGTATATGGGTTATGCAAGACAAGAAAAACGTTTCCATGATGGTGAAGCGATTTCTGCAAAAATTGTAGCTAATTTAATTCAAAGTGCAGGAGCTGATGAGTTCATTACATTTAATATTCATGAAAAATGTGTTTTAGACTTTTTTGATATTCCTACTACAAATATTTCTGCAATGGCTGCAATTGCTGAATATATTGGTGGAAAAATTGATGAAAAACCTTTAATTGTAGCTCCTGATAAAGGTGCATATCCTTTTGCTCAAGAAATAGCTAGTATTCTCGATTGTGAATGTACTTATTTGTCTAAAGTTCGTCTTGGACCAGATAAAGTAGAAACTAGAATTGTGGATGTTGAAGGAAGTTCTGATGAAACTGTTAATGTAGATTCAGTTAAAGATAAAAAAGCATTTATTATTGATGATATTATAGCTACAGGTGGAACTATTGTTAATGCAGTTAAAATATTAAAGGAATATGGTGCTAAATCTGTTGATGTTTGCTGTGTTCATCCTATTTTAGTAAATGGAGCTACTATGAGAATTTATGCTGCAGGTGCTAATAGTGTAATATCTACTAATTCATTATCTGCAGACAGTTCCCGTGTTTCACTTGCAAAAAGTATTGCAAATGTTTTGAGGGATTAA
- a CDS encoding DUF368 domain-containing protein, with amino-acid sequence MGSADIVPGISGGTIALITGIYERLVHSISKISFTFLKPLFKCDFNGFKEKLLEEIDFAFFIPLLIGIGIAMLTLANVISYCMDVYTALTYSFFLGLIIASSYVLYRQMDELTPKHIVFTVIGAVLAYIFVSLNPIAMNHSLPILFISGLIAICAMILPGISGSFLLLLLGQYEYMLNALKTMSITEIVVFCVGALIGILGFSKILNYLLKNHEGITMAFLIGVMIGTLKLPVVNIISTTPLTFGALLPCFILAVIGFVIIVIMETKFDYIE; translated from the coding sequence ATGGGTTCTGCAGATATTGTTCCGGGTATTTCTGGAGGAACAATTGCTTTAATAACAGGAATTTATGAACGTTTAGTACATTCAATTAGTAAAATTAGTTTCACTTTCTTAAAACCATTATTTAAATGTGATTTTAATGGATTTAAAGAAAAATTACTTGAAGAAATTGATTTTGCATTTTTTATACCATTATTAATAGGTATTGGTATTGCAATGTTAACATTAGCTAATGTTATTTCTTACTGTATGGATGTATACACTGCTTTAACTTATTCATTCTTTTTAGGATTAATTATAGCTTCATCATATGTATTGTATAGGCAAATGGATGAACTTACTCCTAAACATATTGTGTTTACTGTAATTGGTGCTGTTTTAGCATATATTTTTGTAAGTTTAAATCCAATAGCTATGAATCATTCATTGCCAATTTTATTCATTTCAGGTTTAATAGCTATTTGTGCTATGATTTTACCAGGTATTTCAGGATCATTTTTATTGTTATTATTAGGTCAATATGAATACATGTTAAATGCTCTTAAAACTATGAGTATCACTGAAATTGTTGTATTTTGTGTAGGTGCACTTATTGGTATTTTAGGATTTTCCAAAATCTTAAATTACTTACTTAAAAACCATGAGGGAATTACAATGGCATTTCTTATTGGTGTAATGATTGGTACATTAAAACTTCCGGTTGTGAATATTATAAGTACTACTCCACTTACATTTGGAGCTTTATTGCCATGTTTTATCCTTGCAGTTATTGGTTTTGTTATAATTGTTATTATGGAAACTAAATTCGATTATATCGAATAA
- a CDS encoding ADP-ribosylglycohydrolase family protein, which produces MKIKDGICGFIIGDALGVPVEFTSRETLQKNPVKMMKGYGTYNMPPGTFSDDTSMTLATMNSICNKKAIDFEDIQSEFSEWLFNDKYTQYGTFDYGETTFNSLSKFKDGFKALNCGGTGEMDNGNGSLMRILPLAFIPDINYETIENVSALTHAHLRSKIACVLYVEIAKSMFSSDLTIKEHIKIASDKVKKYYNNSNELKHFKRIFNDDLNKDIKSSGYVIDTLESVIYCLKTTDNYKDSVLKAVNLGEDTDTIAAICGGLSGIYYGFDSIPIDWLNQIEKINNVITLCEKYEGVINEYWKNY; this is translated from the coding sequence ATGAAAATTAAAGATGGAATATGTGGATTTATTATAGGTGATGCATTAGGAGTTCCCGTTGAGTTTACTTCACGTGAAACACTACAAAAGAACCCTGTTAAAATGATGAAAGGTTATGGAACATATAATATGCCTCCAGGAACTTTTTCAGATGATACATCAATGACACTTGCCACTATGAATAGTATTTGTAATAAAAAAGCTATTGACTTCGAAGATATTCAATCTGAATTTTCAGAATGGTTATTTAATGATAAATACACACAATATGGTACATTTGATTATGGAGAAACTACTTTTAACTCATTATCCAAGTTTAAAGATGGTTTTAAAGCTCTAAATTGTGGTGGGACTGGAGAAATGGATAATGGAAATGGATCTTTAATGAGAATTTTACCACTTGCATTTATTCCAGATATTAACTATGAAACCATTGAAAATGTATCTGCTTTAACTCATGCTCACTTAAGGTCAAAAATAGCTTGTGTATTATATGTTGAAATAGCTAAATCAATGTTTTCATCTGATTTAACAATTAAAGAACACATTAAAATAGCCAGTGATAAAGTTAAAAAATATTATAATAATTCAAATGAATTAAAACATTTTAAAAGAATATTTAATGATGATTTAAACAAAGATATCAAAAGTTCAGGTTATGTTATAGATACTTTAGAAAGCGTTATTTATTGTTTAAAAACAACAGACAATTACAAAGACAGTGTTTTAAAAGCTGTTAATTTAGGTGAAGATACTGACACTATTGCTGCTATTTGTGGTGGGCTTTCAGGAATTTATTATGGATTTGATTCTATACCTATAGACTGGCTTAATCAAATTGAAAAAATAAACAATGTCATTACATTATGTGAAAAATATGAAGGTGTTATTAATGAATATTGGAAAAACTATTGA
- the uvrB gene encoding excinuclease ABC subunit UvrB — translation MKEFKLNSPYKPLGDQPKAINSLVDGIKKGEREQTLLGVTGSGKTFTMANIIEKVQKPTLIISHNKTLAAQLYEEFKEFFPDNAVEYFVSYYDYYQPEAYVPRTDTFIDKESSVNEEIDIMRHSATQSLLSRDDVIVVSSVSCIYGVGSPEDYGEFAFGIAVGDNYDRGEIIRRLVFMQYERNDIEFARGQFRVRGDVIEINPVHGTPPIRIELFGDEIDAISLIDKVTGKKTENLKRYMIFPAKHFVVGQDKMDVAIKNISDELDERLNEFNLSNKLVEAQRLEQRTRFDIEMLQEMGYCPGVENYSMHLSGRKWGEKPYSLLKYFPDDYLTIVDESHVTLPQIRGMYNGDRARKETLVEHGFRLPSAKENRPLRFDEFESSINQIIYVSATPGAYELSRSTNVVEQIIRPTGLVDPEVIIRPVKGQVEDLLGEVKKRAKKDERVLVTTLTKKMAEDLTDYYAKIGVKVRYMHSEIDTLERIEIVDDLRRGTFDVLVGVNLLREGLDLPEVSLVAILDADKEGFLRNETSLIQTIGRAARNSNGQVIMYADEMTDSVKKASEITRKRRKLQIKYNEKHGIVPKTTKRALKEKKEVEKLDIGGTDISKIPKDELRLLIKDLESDMKDAAAKLDFEKAANLRDQIATLKGLKKK, via the coding sequence ATGAAAGAATTTAAACTTAATTCACCTTATAAACCATTAGGTGATCAACCAAAAGCTATTAATTCTTTAGTTGATGGAATTAAAAAAGGAGAAAGAGAACAAACTCTTTTAGGAGTTACTGGTTCAGGTAAAACTTTTACAATGGCTAATATCATTGAAAAAGTTCAAAAACCAACTCTTATTATTTCACATAATAAAACATTAGCTGCACAACTTTACGAAGAGTTTAAAGAGTTTTTTCCAGATAATGCAGTTGAATATTTTGTTAGTTATTATGATTATTATCAGCCGGAAGCTTATGTGCCACGAACAGATACTTTCATTGATAAAGAATCTTCAGTTAATGAAGAAATTGATATAATGAGACATTCAGCTACACAATCTCTTCTATCTAGGGATGATGTGATTGTAGTAAGTAGTGTTAGCTGTATTTATGGTGTTGGTTCTCCAGAAGATTATGGTGAGTTTGCATTTGGAATTGCTGTAGGGGATAATTATGATAGGGGAGAAATTATCCGCAGACTTGTTTTTATGCAGTATGAAAGAAATGATATTGAATTTGCCAGAGGTCAATTTAGAGTTCGTGGGGATGTAATTGAGATTAATCCTGTTCATGGTACTCCCCCTATAAGAATTGAACTTTTTGGTGATGAAATTGATGCAATTAGTTTAATTGATAAAGTTACAGGTAAAAAAACTGAAAATTTAAAAAGATACATGATTTTTCCAGCAAAGCATTTTGTTGTTGGTCAAGATAAAATGGATGTAGCTATTAAAAATATTTCTGATGAGTTAGATGAAAGATTAAATGAGTTTAATTTATCAAATAAACTTGTAGAAGCTCAAAGATTAGAACAAAGAACACGTTTTGATATTGAAATGCTTCAGGAAATGGGGTATTGTCCAGGTGTAGAAAATTATTCTATGCATTTATCTGGAAGAAAATGGGGAGAAAAACCATATTCTCTTTTAAAATATTTTCCTGATGACTACTTGACAATTGTTGATGAATCTCATGTAACTTTACCTCAAATTCGTGGAATGTATAATGGAGATAGAGCACGTAAGGAAACATTAGTGGAGCATGGTTTTAGATTACCTTCTGCTAAAGAAAATAGACCTCTAAGATTTGATGAATTTGAATCATCAATTAATCAGATTATTTATGTTTCAGCTACTCCAGGGGCTTATGAATTATCTCGTTCTACAAATGTTGTTGAACAAATTATTCGTCCAACAGGTTTAGTTGATCCTGAGGTGATCATACGTCCAGTTAAAGGTCAAGTTGAAGATTTACTTGGTGAAGTTAAAAAAAGAGCTAAAAAAGATGAAAGAGTTTTAGTTACAACTTTAACTAAGAAAATGGCTGAAGATTTAACTGATTACTATGCAAAAATAGGTGTTAAAGTTAGATATATGCATTCTGAAATAGATACTTTAGAGAGGATTGAAATTGTTGATGATTTAAGAAGAGGAACTTTTGATGTTTTAGTTGGTGTAAATTTACTTAGAGAAGGGTTGGATTTACCAGAGGTTTCTTTAGTAGCTATTTTAGATGCAGATAAAGAAGGATTTTTGAGAAATGAAACTTCTTTAATTCAGACTATTGGGAGGGCTGCAAGAAATAGTAATGGTCAAGTAATTATGTATGCTGATGAAATGACGGATTCTGTTAAAAAAGCTAGTGAGATTACTCGCAAAAGAAGAAAACTCCAAATCAAATATAATGAAAAACATGGTATTGTTCCTAAAACTACTAAAAGAGCACTTAAAGAGAAAAAAGAAGTTGAAAAATTAGATATTGGTGGAACTGATATTAGTAAAATACCTAAAGATGAATTACGTTTGCTTATTAAGGATTTGGAAAGTGATATGAAAGATGCAGCTGCTAAACTTGATTTTGAAAAAGCAGCTAATTTGAGGGATCAAATAGCTACTTTAAAAGGTTTGAAAAAAAAGTAG